Part of the Arthrobacter sp. MMS18-M83 genome is shown below.
TCGAAGACGCTGCAGAGGGTGCCAATGCCCAGAATGAACAGTGAATTCTCAAGGACGCCGAAGGTGATGGTGGGCGCGAGGGTCCCGATCCATTTCGCGACCGCGATCAGCATGGATTGGCCCCGCAGGCTGCGGCGGGCGACGAACATGGCAATGAACAGGCCGGACATCAGGAGATTCTGCAGGAAGGCCGCGTACCGGGATGCGGGTTCCCAATCGAACTCGGCGATGAACAGCCACTGCACGGCAAAAGCTGCAAGGCCCAGCAGGACCGCCCATCCGATGAACAGTGGCCGCGTGACAAACCCGGGAAGTTCCCGCCTGCCGAACTGAAGGAACGTGTAGACAATCACGACGTCCGCCAGTGCCCAGGCAATGTTGATGACTCCCTGAACGGAGAGTCTCGTGCTGAGCGAATGCACCGCGTAGATGGCTTCCCACGCGATGTTCAGCCCCAGGGCTGCCGCCGGGATGGCGTAGCTCTTGTCGCGAAATCCGACCAGGATCGCGCAAATGTAGACCGCGGTCCACGCGACCCCGCTCAGGATCGTCAGAAACAGGGTCATTGTTCCTCCTCGTCCTCAGGCACCCCGCCCATTTCGCCGGAAGCCCTCCCGTTCGCCGGAATCTTCCGGCGAGCCCGCACGCTTCCGGCGAATTGGCGGGCGGGCGGCCGAACAGCGGTTGACTACACGCGACCCAGCACGTCGATGTCTTCGAGGAAGTCCTGGTGGACCTCGTCGCTGACCGTGGTGCGGGTGTCGGCGATTGCGTCGAGATAGTCCTGCGTGACCGGTCCCTTGCGACCGTTCGAAGCCGGTGCGGGGCCCCCGGCGGAGGCGCCGTCGTCGTAAACTGCTTTTTCCAAAGCGCGCTGGGAGGCGCTGCGCGCCGCGTACTCAATGTCGGCGGGAGAGAAGCCTTCGGTACGATCCACCAGCAACGCGATATCCACGGAGTCCACCACCGTGGCCGGGATGAAGCGCTGCCACATGGCCTCACGCGCGTGGACGTCGGGCAGGCCGATGGGGATCACGTAGTCGAAGCGGCCGTGGCGCAAGAAGGCAGTATCCAGGGCGCGGATGAAGTTGGTGGCGCATACCAGCAGGCGGCCGGGCTGTTCACGGAAGGCGGGGATGATCTTGAGGAGCTCGTTGGTGACACCCTGCAGCGGCGACGGCGGCTCACCGGACCGCTGGGACGCGATCTCCTCCACCTCGTCGATGAAGACGACGGCGTGCTCCAGTTCGGCGATTTCCAGGAACGTCTCGCGCAACGCGCCCGCCAAGCCCTTGGGATCGGCGGCAAGGCGCGAGGGGAAGACTTCCACGAAAGGCCACTCAAGGCGCGATGCAATGGCTTTGGCGAACGTCGTCTTACCTGTCCCCGGAGGGCCGAAGAGCACGACGGCGCGCGGCGGCACTACGCCGTATTCGTCCGCGAGATCGGCCTCGGCCAGCGGTAGGACAAGCCGGCGTTCCAGCAGTTCCTTTTCGCGGCGCATGCCGGCGACGTTTTCCCACAGGTCGCGGGCGAGGATCCGGCCGCCCAGCAGGCTCAGCGGCTCCAACTCCTGGCGCTGCACCGGAATGGTCCGCTCGAAGTAGCGCAGGTTTTTCTTCACCACGAAGCCGCGGCCCAGGAACGCTTCCACGCGGGTTTCGCTTTCCGGCATCAGGGCCGAGAGCTTGTTGAGGCCATGCGGAGCCATCCGATTCTCGACGGCGGCCAGCAGCGAAGTGCCGATCCCGCGCCCGCGGAACTCAGGCAGCGTGGCCAGGAAGACGATCCATCCTTGGTCATGGGCAGCACGTCCGACGGCGGCGCCCACCACCTGGTCGCCCTGCACGGCCACGACGGCGTGGTCCTTCTCGCACGACGCAAGCACCTCGGAGAGCGCGTAGACCGGCTCAACGTTATCCGCTTTGAGCGACTCCCAAAGGTGCAGGATGCCGTCCATGTCCGACGAGTGGAAGTCCCTGATGCGCCAATTGCTCATGCCCTGCTCCTTGGTGGATCGCCATCGATTGCCTGGTGTTGAGCATAGGCGAACAGGTGGCGGCGCGGGGTTGCGAGGGCGTTGCGTTACGTCGCCAGGTGGAACTCTTTGCGCTGGCGGCCGAGCCCTTCTATTTCAATCTCAACAACGTCCCCCGTCCGGAGATACGGGAAGCGGCCGGACAAAGCCACACCTTCCGGCGTGCCCGTGATGATGACGTCTCCAGGCTCCAGCACAATGTGCTGGCTCAAGTGGTGGACAAGCGTAGCAGGATCGAAAATCAGGTCCGCGGTGGTGGAGTCCTGGCGAGCCTCGCCATTCACCCAAGTGCGTAGGCGCAATGCAGCTGCGTCTATCTCGCCAGCAGGAACCAGCCATGGCCCCAGTGGAGTCGATTGGGGGAGTGTCTTGCCCTTGGTCCATTGCCCGGCGGCGCCGGGGAGCTGCAGTTCACGTTCGGACAGGTCGTTGGCAAGAACGTAGCCAGCGATGCATACCGCGGCTTCGTCCAGGTCTGCCAGGTAGGTGGCTTCCCGTCCGATGACGATTCCGAGTTCCACTTCCCAGTCGTACTTTTCCGACGAAGGCGGAATGGGGGCCGGGTCGAACGGTCCCGTCACTGTGTTGGAGGGCTTCAGGAAGACGACTGGCACTTCGGGCGGTGTGGCTCCGGACTCCGCGGCGTGTGCCGCGTAGTTCAGGCCGATCCCGACGACGGCCCCTGGCCGGGCAATCGGGGCGCCGATGCGCAGCCCTTCAGCGTGAACGGTGGGCAACCTTCCGGCGTCGAGCGCTTCCTGCGTACTGGCGATACCGCCCCCGGCGAGGAAGGCGCCGTCGATGTCAGCAGTTAGTGGGCGCAGATCGAAGTACCGTTCGGTGCCTTCAGCGTCTGTGGCGATGACCACCGGCTGCTCGTGGCCGGACGGTCCTAAACGGGCAAATTTCACGTGCATTCTCTCCTTTGAGCTGCGGGGTGTCCTTCTTCCATAGTGCCACCGGGATTCAAATCGACCTGGTCACATTTCGCGGGAATGGGATGTGCTTGCCACCCCAACTGACTCGCATTTGTTGTCGTTATAAGACCGGCAAACGACAACAAATGCGAGTCAGTCGGGTGGCGTCAGGCACTGAGTGCTGGAGCGCTAGATCCTGTCCTCCGAACCGGCAACTGGCAGGTTGGCGACCACGGGCGAACTGCCCGTGAAGCCGTCGCGGGCTGCGGCGAGCTCGTGGATTTGCTTGCGGCACAGGTACCAACCGACCACCATGAGGGCGCAGGCAATTGCCGTGACCAACATGGTGAGGGGGGAGTCGATGAACACCATGACCAGCACGCCCACCAGGAACAGCAGCGAAAGATAACCGGTGTAGGGGGCGCCGAACATCCGGAAGGACGGACGCTTCAGCCAACCCTTGTCCGCCCATCGTTTGAGCTGCATCTGGCACAGGACGATCGTGGCCCAGGTGACGATGATGCCCACCGAGGCGACGTTCAGGACGATCTCGAAGGCATCTGCCGGGACGAGGTAGTTCAGGGGGACGCCGAGCAGCGAGACGCCGGCAGTGATAGCGATGCCGCCGTAGGGAACACCGGCCTTGTTCATGCGCTGGGCGAACTTCGGAGCCGAACCCGCCACGGACATGGAGCGCAGGATGCGGCCGGTGGAGTACAACCCGGCGTTGAGGGAGGACAGCGCGGCCGTGAGGACCACGAGGTTCATGATCACGTCCACGCCCTGGATGCCGATGTGGCCGAAGAACGTCACGAACGGACTGACGCCCTTGACATATGAGGTGTATGGCAGCAGCAGGGCCAGCAGAATGACGGAGCCGACGTAAAAGACGGCGATGCGGAAGACCACGGAGTTGATGGCCTTGGGCATGATCTTCTCGGGGTTCTCGGTTTCGCCAGCCGCAGTGCCCACGAGCTCGATTGACGCGTAGGCGAACAGAACCCCCTGCATGAGGATGATCATCGGCAGCAGGCCGTTGGGGAAGATGCCGCCGTGGTCCGTGAGGAGGCTGAAGCCGACCTCTTGGCCCGGTACCGGGGTGCCGAAGATGACGAAGAAGGTGCCAACCACGAGGAACGCCAGCAGCGCGGCCACCTTGATGAGCGCGAAGTAGAACTCCATCTCGCCGAACACCTTGACGGAAACCAGGTTCAGGCTCAGGACGACCACCAGGGCGATCAGGGCCCAGGCCCACTGCGGAACAACGCCCATCCACGGCACATATTTGCCGAAGAAGTTCATGTAGAGGGCCGCGGCGGTGATGTCCACGATGGTGGTGGTGGCCCAGTTGATCCAGTAGAACCAACCGGAGACAAACGCAGCCTTCTCGCCGAAGAATTCGCGGGCGTAGGAGACGAAGGAGCCCGACGACGGGCGGTGCAGCACGAGTTCCCCGAGGGCACGCAGGATCAGGAAGGCAAAAAATCCGCAGACCGCATATGCGATGACGAGGGAGGGGCCCGCGGCGTTGAGGCGGCCGCCGGCACCCAGGAACAGGCCGGTGCCGATGGCACCGCCGATCGCGATCATCTGGATCTGACGCGGCTTCAGGCTCTTGTGATAGCCCTTGTCCTCGGCATGAAGGAGCTTTTCAGTGGCGTGCGCCTGTGGCGGGACCGTGTGGTCCGTGATGGGTGCATTGGTCATGGGAATCCTTAGGAGTGTCCTGTTGTGGGTCCGGATCTCGCCGTCCGGCCTGTATGTTCGGGCGCTCAGGCCCGACGGCGGCTGGTGAGTGCCACCGTCGTCGCTCAGTGTGCGACTCAGCCTATTTGCTGAGGTTGGCGAGGCGTTCGGGGCGGAGGAGTTCATCGAGCTGCCCCGAGGTCAGCAATCCGTGTTCAAGAACGAGCTCGGCCACACCTTTGCCGCTTGCCAGCGCTTCTTGGGCGATGGCGGTGGCGGAGGCGTATCCGATGTGCGGATTGAGGGCCGTGACGAGTCCGATCGACTGCTCTACGGTGAGGCGCAGCCGCTCGGTGTTCGCGGTGATGCCCCGGACGCAGCGCGATGTGAGTGTGCGGCACGCGGCTTCCAGGTGGGAGATGCTCTTGTGGAGGCTGTGGACAATAATCGGCTCGAAGGCGTTCAGCTGGAGCTGTCCCGCTTCGGCTGCCATGGTGACGGTGACATCGTTGCCGATGACTTCATAGGCCACTTGGCTGACCATTTCCGGGATCACCGGATTGATCTTGCCCGGCATGATGGACGAGCCCGACTGCACAGCCGGGAGGTTGATCTCGCCCAGTCCCGCTCGCGGTCCGGAGGACAGCAAGCGGAGATCGTTGCAAATCTTGGAAAGCTTGACGGCGACGCGCTTGAGCACGCCCGAGAGGTGGACGAACGCGCCCACGTCCTGGGTGGCCTCGATGAGGTCGACGGAGGTAACCAGCGGCAGGCCGGTAATCTCGGCGAGGTGCCGGCAGGCCGCCTCGGCGTAGCCAAGCGGGGCATTCAGGCCTGTGCCGATGGCAGTGGCGCCAAGGTTGATCTCATGGATCAGCAGTTGGGATTCGGCCAGGCGTGCCCGGTCCTCGCCGACAGTCACGGCATAGCCGCCGAATTCCTGGCCGAGGGTCATGGGGACTGCGTCCTGCAGCTGGGTGCGGCCCATCTTGACCACCGTGCGGAATTCCTCGCCCTTTTCCGCGAAGGCGACCTGGAGTTCCTGAAGTGCCGCAAGAAGGCCTTGGACCGAGAAGATGGTGGCCAGGTTGACGGCCGTGGGATACACATCGTTGGTGGACTGGCTCAGGTTGACGTGGTCGTTCGGGTGCAGCCTGGCGTAGTCGCCCTTGGGGTGGCCGAGGATTTCGAGGGCGCGGTTGGCGATGACCTCGTTCGCATTCATGTTGGAGCTTGTGCCGGCGCCACCCTGGATGACGTCCACCATGAACTGCTCGTGGAGCTTGCCGTCCATGATGTCCTGGCAGGCTTGCTCGATGGCGTCAGCCCGCTCGTCATCCAGGAGGCCAAGTTCGCGGTTGGTGCGCGCAGCGGCGAGCTTCACCGCTGCGAGGCTCCTGACGAGGTTGGCGTTGCTGGCCAACGGCTGGCCCGTGATGGGGAAGTTCTCGATGGCACGCAGCGTGTGCACACCCCAGTAGGCATCAGCAGGGACGTCGCGGTCGCCGAGGAGATCGTGTTCGGAGCGGAACGGGCGTGCGTGATTGACGGTTGTCATTGCTGTCCTTAGGTCTTCTGTGCTTGTTTGACTGCGTCAGTAGGATTCGAGGAAGTTCGCGGCACGCAGCACACCCACAGGGTGGCCGCCACCCAACACAGGTGGGCTTGCAAGCGCCGCGAGCTGGCCGCCGTCGAGCCCCAAAGCTTCGAGGACGCGCACCGTGACGGGCATGCGGGCGCGGTCGCCGCCATCGGAGATCTTGATGGCGAC
Proteins encoded:
- a CDS encoding transmembrane-type terpene cyclase, with amino-acid sequence MTLFLTILSGVAWTAVYICAILVGFRDKSYAIPAAALGLNIAWEAIYAVHSLSTRLSVQGVINIAWALADVVIVYTFLQFGRRELPGFVTRPLFIGWAVLLGLAAFAVQWLFIAEFDWEPASRYAAFLQNLLMSGLFIAMFVARRSLRGQSMLIAVAKWIGTLAPTITFGVLENSLFILGIGTLCSVFDLTYIGLLWWAKRNPEALAN
- a CDS encoding ATP-binding protein — translated: MSNWRIRDFHSSDMDGILHLWESLKADNVEPVYALSEVLASCEKDHAVVAVQGDQVVGAAVGRAAHDQGWIVFLATLPEFRGRGIGTSLLAAVENRMAPHGLNKLSALMPESETRVEAFLGRGFVVKKNLRYFERTIPVQRQELEPLSLLGGRILARDLWENVAGMRREKELLERRLVLPLAEADLADEYGVVPPRAVVLFGPPGTGKTTFAKAIASRLEWPFVEVFPSRLAADPKGLAGALRETFLEIAELEHAVVFIDEVEEIASQRSGEPPSPLQGVTNELLKIIPAFREQPGRLLVCATNFIRALDTAFLRHGRFDYVIPIGLPDVHAREAMWQRFIPATVVDSVDIALLVDRTEGFSPADIEYAARSASQRALEKAVYDDGASAGGPAPASNGRKGPVTQDYLDAIADTRTTVSDEVHQDFLEDIDVLGRV
- a CDS encoding fumarylacetoacetate hydrolase family protein; protein product: MHVKFARLGPSGHEQPVVIATDAEGTERYFDLRPLTADIDGAFLAGGGIASTQEALDAGRLPTVHAEGLRIGAPIARPGAVVGIGLNYAAHAAESGATPPEVPVVFLKPSNTVTGPFDPAPIPPSSEKYDWEVELGIVIGREATYLADLDEAAVCIAGYVLANDLSERELQLPGAAGQWTKGKTLPQSTPLGPWLVPAGEIDAAALRLRTWVNGEARQDSTTADLIFDPATLVHHLSQHIVLEPGDVIITGTPEGVALSGRFPYLRTGDVVEIEIEGLGRQRKEFHLAT
- a CDS encoding amino acid permease; its protein translation is MTNAPITDHTVPPQAHATEKLLHAEDKGYHKSLKPRQIQMIAIGGAIGTGLFLGAGGRLNAAGPSLVIAYAVCGFFAFLILRALGELVLHRPSSGSFVSYAREFFGEKAAFVSGWFYWINWATTTIVDITAAALYMNFFGKYVPWMGVVPQWAWALIALVVVLSLNLVSVKVFGEMEFYFALIKVAALLAFLVVGTFFVIFGTPVPGQEVGFSLLTDHGGIFPNGLLPMIILMQGVLFAYASIELVGTAAGETENPEKIMPKAINSVVFRIAVFYVGSVILLALLLPYTSYVKGVSPFVTFFGHIGIQGVDVIMNLVVLTAALSSLNAGLYSTGRILRSMSVAGSAPKFAQRMNKAGVPYGGIAITAGVSLLGVPLNYLVPADAFEIVLNVASVGIIVTWATIVLCQMQLKRWADKGWLKRPSFRMFGAPYTGYLSLLFLVGVLVMVFIDSPLTMLVTAIACALMVVGWYLCRKQIHELAAARDGFTGSSPVVANLPVAGSEDRI
- a CDS encoding aspartate ammonia-lyase encodes the protein MTTVNHARPFRSEHDLLGDRDVPADAYWGVHTLRAIENFPITGQPLASNANLVRSLAAVKLAAARTNRELGLLDDERADAIEQACQDIMDGKLHEQFMVDVIQGGAGTSSNMNANEVIANRALEILGHPKGDYARLHPNDHVNLSQSTNDVYPTAVNLATIFSVQGLLAALQELQVAFAEKGEEFRTVVKMGRTQLQDAVPMTLGQEFGGYAVTVGEDRARLAESQLLIHEINLGATAIGTGLNAPLGYAEAACRHLAEITGLPLVTSVDLIEATQDVGAFVHLSGVLKRVAVKLSKICNDLRLLSSGPRAGLGEINLPAVQSGSSIMPGKINPVIPEMVSQVAYEVIGNDVTVTMAAEAGQLQLNAFEPIIVHSLHKSISHLEAACRTLTSRCVRGITANTERLRLTVEQSIGLVTALNPHIGYASATAIAQEALASGKGVAELVLEHGLLTSGQLDELLRPERLANLSK